One stretch of Carassius gibelio isolate Cgi1373 ecotype wild population from Czech Republic chromosome B1, carGib1.2-hapl.c, whole genome shotgun sequence DNA includes these proteins:
- the LOC127948754 gene encoding GTPase IMAP family member 7-like isoform X2 yields MSQDICIVLVGKTGVGKSASGNTILGERIFVSEARAALVTKQSSFESRMINRKQICVVDTPGLYDTSLSSEEVLNEIANGIRLAAPGPHVFLLVIAIGRFTKEDRNIVGLIQTTFGREVLRHVMVLFTRADDLEDRTVEDYIKGAPELRLVIDSCKGKYHIFNNREKSDRTQVDELMRKIEAMIKQNHNSYYNHHMFTKSDELNRARRSKKEKDADLKSEVKSQKSEKALAQKKRTKRNKIAAFREGMNKSSCSIL; encoded by the exons ATGA GtcaggacatatgcatagttttgGTCGGCAAAACGGGAGTTGGAAAGAGTGCTTCAGGAAATACCATTCTTGGAGAAAGGATATTTGTGTCAGAAGCAAGAGCTGCATTAGTCACTAAACAGAGTTCATTTGAATCTCGGATGATAAACAGAAAGCAGATTTGTGTTGTGGACACTCCTGGTCTATATGACACAAGTCTGTCCAGTGAAGAAGTCTTGAATGAGATTGCGAATGGCATCAGACTTGCAGCTCCAGGTCCGCATGTCTTTCTTCTTGTAATTGCCATTGGGCGCTTCACTAAAGAAGACAGAAACATCGTTGGATTGATTCAGACAACCTTTGGCCGAGAAGTGCTCAGACACGTGATGGTTTTGTTCACCAGGGCAGATGATCTTGAAGACAGGACAGTTGAAGATTACATCAAGGGAGCACCAGAGCTAAGATTAGTGATAGATTCATGCAAAGGGAAATACCATATATTCAACAATAGAGAGAAGTCTGACCGTACCCAAGTTGATGAGCTCATGAGGAAGATTGAAGCCATGATAAAGCAGAATCATAACAGCTACTACAACCACCACATGTTTACAAAGTCAGATGAACTCAACAGAGCTAGGAGATCCAAAAAGGAAAAGGATGCTGACCTGAAGTCAGAAGTCAAAAGTCAGAAGTCAGAAAAAGCTTTAGCGCAGAAGAAACggacaaaaagaaataaaatagcaGCATTTCGTGAAGGAATGAATAAGTCATCTTGCAGCATACTATAG